In Marivivens aquimaris, one genomic interval encodes:
- a CDS encoding pyridoxamine 5'-phosphate oxidase family protein, whose product MAKQFDSFEDHTRKYAEKQHMFFVGSADVDGRVNVSPKGSDAMRILGPNRLIWRNLTGSGNETAAHLRGVNRMTVMWCGFETQPLILRAYGSAKTIHRDDAEWTELDAYFTPHVGARQIYDMTVEMVQTSCGYAVPYFDFKGQRDTLDKWSETKGPEGIHDYWEEKNLLTIDNKDTGMKEHL is encoded by the coding sequence ATGGCAAAACAGTTCGACAGCTTCGAAGACCACACCCGCAAGTACGCGGAAAAGCAGCACATGTTCTTTGTCGGCAGCGCCGATGTGGATGGACGTGTGAATGTCTCGCCCAAGGGCAGCGACGCGATGCGTATCCTTGGCCCGAACCGCCTGATCTGGCGGAACCTCACCGGCTCGGGCAACGAGACGGCAGCGCACCTGCGCGGCGTCAACCGCATGACCGTGATGTGGTGCGGGTTCGAAACCCAGCCACTGATCCTGCGCGCCTACGGCTCGGCCAAGACGATCCACCGCGACGATGCGGAGTGGACGGAGCTCGACGCGTACTTCACACCGCACGTCGGGGCGCGCCAGATCTATGACATGACCGTGGAGATGGTGCAGACCTCCTGCGGCTATGCCGTCCCCTACTTCGACTTCAAGGGTCAGCGCGACACGCTGGACAAATGGAGCGAAACCAAGGGCCCAGAAGGCATTCACGATTACTGGGAGGAAAAGAACCTCCTGACGATCGACAACAAAGACACCGGAATGAAAGAACACCTCTGA
- a CDS encoding GNAT family N-acetyltransferase: MWPQPVTLRGTHVVLAPLSRDHADDIREAVADGELWNLWYTAIPTVEGVDAEIERRLSLKDAGAMLPFTICTPDGKAVGMTTYMNIDAGNRRLEIGHTFYRKAVQRGPMNTEAKRLLLGHAFEELDCIAVEFRTHFMNHQSRAAIERLGAKLDGILRSHQIGKDGMIRDTVVYSILNHEWPTIRQHLTYKLEKPRDA; this comes from the coding sequence ATGTGGCCACAACCTGTCACGCTTCGCGGCACGCACGTCGTGCTGGCACCCCTGTCGCGCGACCATGCTGACGATATCCGCGAAGCCGTGGCAGACGGTGAGCTTTGGAACCTGTGGTACACCGCTATTCCGACCGTCGAAGGCGTCGACGCAGAGATCGAACGTCGCCTGTCGCTCAAAGACGCGGGCGCAATGCTGCCGTTCACCATCTGCACGCCCGATGGCAAGGCCGTCGGCATGACGACCTACATGAACATCGACGCGGGCAACCGCCGTCTGGAAATCGGTCACACATTCTATCGCAAGGCCGTCCAGCGCGGCCCGATGAACACCGAAGCCAAGCGTCTGCTTCTGGGTCACGCGTTCGAGGAACTGGACTGCATCGCGGTCGAATTCCGCACCCACTTCATGAACCACCAGAGCCGCGCGGCCATCGAACGCCTCGGCGCAAAGCTCGATGGCATCCTGCGGTCGCACCAGATCGGCAAGGACGGCATGATCCGCGATACGGTGGTCTATTCGATCCTGAACCACGAATGGCCGACGATCCGTCAGCACCTCACCTACAAACTGGAAAAGCCGCGTGATGCATAA
- a CDS encoding DNA alkylation repair protein, producing the protein MHKTLIIRLRALGEPADVPELKAYHKTNRDVLAVKVPLLSDIAKEIREQVTLEERLEICQGLWESNIHEARILAAKMLEQARIRPEDDGAWELIKSWVPDFDGWAIADHVSKAGEKRLVADPSRIDDLEAWTTSDHIWTKRAALVMTLPWTKIKFPKDEDIAIRERVLGWAAGYVEDRDWFIQKAIGWWLRDLSKRDPERVRAFIDEHGQDMKAFARKEALRLIKKDQPA; encoded by the coding sequence ATGCATAAGACCCTGATCATCCGCCTGCGCGCCCTTGGCGAGCCTGCCGACGTGCCCGAGCTGAAAGCCTATCACAAAACGAACCGCGATGTTCTGGCTGTGAAGGTGCCGCTGCTGTCGGACATCGCGAAGGAAATCCGCGAACAGGTCACGCTCGAAGAGCGTCTGGAAATCTGTCAGGGCCTTTGGGAATCGAACATTCACGAGGCCCGCATTCTGGCGGCCAAGATGCTGGAACAGGCGCGCATCCGTCCCGAGGACGACGGCGCGTGGGAACTGATCAAATCGTGGGTGCCTGACTTCGACGGCTGGGCGATTGCCGATCACGTCAGCAAAGCGGGCGAAAAGCGCCTCGTCGCCGATCCGTCTCGCATCGACGATCTGGAAGCGTGGACGACCTCGGATCACATTTGGACCAAGCGGGCCGCGCTCGTGATGACGCTGCCTTGGACCAAGATCAAGTTCCCGAAGGACGAAGACATCGCCATCCGCGAGCGCGTTCTGGGCTGGGCGGCGGGCTATGTCGAGGATCGCGACTGGTTCATCCAGAAGGCTATCGGCTGGTGGCTTCGCGATCTGTCGAAGCGCGACCCTGAGCGGGTGCGCGCATTTATCGACGAGCACGGGCAAGACATGAAAGCCTTTGCCCGCAAGGAGGCTCTGCGCCTGATCAAAAAAGATCAGCCCGCGTAA
- a CDS encoding D-galactarate dehydratase yields the protein MNFKPVFAATAFALTVAGCTNMAVEETAPAPAAEPAPVQEPMPEPPVMTESGFPSRAPSALPGTSATPVGSFDTASNEERAAATSEPTGNAALGTTLATLGSPTETGYWVKTDLVGATQSGSVAYNGKTVNVELRPLTGSGGSQISLSAMRELGAPLTDIVEVQVYAG from the coding sequence ATGAATTTCAAACCTGTTTTTGCCGCAACTGCATTTGCACTCACCGTTGCCGGCTGTACCAACATGGCGGTCGAAGAGACCGCCCCCGCTCCCGCAGCAGAGCCGGCCCCCGTTCAGGAGCCGATGCCCGAGCCGCCCGTCATGACCGAAAGCGGTTTCCCGTCCCGCGCGCCGTCCGCATTGCCGGGCACCAGCGCAACGCCGGTCGGCAGCTTCGACACTGCATCGAACGAAGAGCGCGCCGCTGCGACGTCAGAACCGACTGGCAACGCCGCACTGGGCACCACTCTCGCCACGCTCGGCTCGCCCACTGAAACGGGCTACTGGGTGAAAACCGACCTTGTAGGCGCCACCCAGTCGGGCAGCGTTGCCTACAACGGCAAGACCGTGAACGTCGAACTTCGCCCGCTCACCGGTAGCGGCGGCAGCCAGATCAGCCTGTCGGCGATGCGCGAATTGGGCGCACCGCTCACTGATATCGTAGAAGTACAGGTTTACGCGGGCTGA
- the moaA gene encoding GTP 3',8-cyclase MoaA, with the protein MTQPLIDPFDRAIRYLRVSVTDRCDFRCVYCMSENMQFLPKKDLLTLEELDRLCSTFIGLGVEKLRITGGEPLVRRDIMTFFRSMTRHLDSGALKELTVTTNGSQLAKYAQDLADAGVKRINVSLDTLDEKKFADITRWGRLPQVLKGIDAAQAAGLRVKLNCVALKGFNEDELFDIQSWCASRDIDLTFIEVMPMGDIGNEDRLGQYWSLRDLRGELEKNFTVTDLTERSGGPARYVRLEETGQKIGFITPLSHNFCESCNRVRITCTGEIYTCLGQEGHSDLRAPLRGSDDDAHLEAAIRRAIGLKPKGHDFDYSRQSVDGRVSRHMSHTGG; encoded by the coding sequence ATGACGCAGCCACTCATTGATCCCTTCGACCGTGCCATCCGCTATCTCCGTGTTTCCGTGACGGACCGGTGCGACTTTCGTTGCGTCTATTGCATGTCCGAAAACATGCAGTTTCTACCCAAGAAAGACCTGCTCACACTCGAAGAGCTTGACCGTCTGTGCAGCACCTTCATCGGCCTCGGCGTCGAGAAGCTGCGCATCACGGGCGGTGAACCTCTGGTGCGCCGCGATATTATGACGTTCTTCCGTTCGATGACCCGCCATTTGGATTCGGGCGCGCTGAAAGAACTGACCGTCACCACCAACGGCAGCCAGCTTGCGAAATATGCGCAGGATCTGGCGGACGCAGGGGTGAAGCGGATCAACGTGTCGCTCGATACCTTGGACGAAAAGAAGTTCGCTGACATCACCCGCTGGGGCCGCCTGCCCCAAGTGCTCAAAGGCATCGACGCCGCACAAGCTGCTGGTCTGCGGGTGAAACTGAACTGCGTCGCGCTCAAGGGTTTTAACGAGGACGAGTTGTTCGACATCCAGTCGTGGTGCGCGTCGCGTGACATCGACCTGACCTTTATCGAGGTCATGCCGATGGGCGATATCGGCAACGAGGACCGCCTTGGCCAGTATTGGTCCCTGCGCGATCTGCGCGGCGAACTCGAGAAGAACTTCACCGTCACCGACCTGACCGAGCGCTCGGGCGGCCCTGCCCGATACGTACGGCTTGAGGAAACGGGCCAGAAGATCGGCTTCATCACGCCGCTGTCCCATAATTTCTGCGAAAGCTGTAACCGCGTGCGGATCACCTGCACCGGCGAGATTTACACCTGTCTTGGTCAGGAAGGGCATTCTGACCTGCGCGCCCCGCTGCGCGGCTCTGACGATGACGCGCACCTCGAAGCCGCCATCCGCCGCGCCATCGGGCTGAAACCCAAGGGCCACGATTTCGACTACTCACGCCAGAGCGTTGATGGCCGCGTGTCCCGCCACATGAGCCACACGGGCGGTTAA
- a CDS encoding phosphatase domain-containing putative toxin: MVKQLVQRIKAWEKAKHKSYQRPIETDEDRVRAQYFAKWIDHGFLRTRWTNFVQIAPGVYRSNHPHPERVEGFKALGIKTLLNLRGGKLIPTSLLSAEAATKCGITPITVGMSARAAPRAETVLELLDVFETIEKPFVMHCKSGADRTGLASVIYLYEFEKLPKDVAMKQLSARYWHFKWSKTGVLDLFLETYFKRHEETGISMRDWLLTEYDREATDRAFRKD; encoded by the coding sequence ATGGTCAAACAGCTCGTTCAGAGGATCAAGGCTTGGGAGAAAGCCAAGCACAAATCCTACCAGCGGCCTATCGAAACCGACGAGGACCGCGTTCGCGCGCAGTATTTCGCCAAGTGGATCGACCACGGTTTCCTGCGCACGCGCTGGACGAACTTCGTGCAGATTGCCCCCGGAGTGTACCGCTCCAACCACCCGCACCCCGAACGGGTCGAGGGGTTCAAGGCGCTCGGTATCAAGACCCTTCTGAACCTGCGCGGCGGCAAACTGATCCCGACCTCGCTGCTGTCGGCCGAGGCCGCGACGAAGTGCGGTATCACACCGATCACTGTCGGCATGTCGGCACGCGCCGCGCCGCGAGCGGAGACGGTGCTGGAACTGCTCGACGTTTTCGAGACCATCGAAAAACCGTTCGTGATGCACTGCAAATCGGGCGCGGACCGAACGGGGCTGGCCTCGGTGATCTACCTTTATGAATTCGAGAAGCTGCCCAAAGACGTCGCCATGAAGCAACTGAGCGCGCGTTACTGGCACTTCAAATGGTCGAAGACGGGCGTGCTGGACCTGTTCCTCGAGACCTACTTCAAGCGGCACGAGGAAACCGGCATTTCGATGCGGGACTGGCTGCTGACCGAATACGACCGCGAAGCGACCGACAGGGCGTTCCGGAAGGATTAA